The Pantoea vagans genome includes a window with the following:
- the rppH gene encoding RNA pyrophosphohydrolase: MIDDDGYRPNVGIVICNRQGQVLWARRFGQHSWQFPQGGINPGETAEQAMYRELFEEVGLHRKDVRILASTRNWLRYKLPKRLVRWDTKPVCIGQKQKWFLLQLMCSDAEINVQHSSTPEFDGWRWVSFWYPVRQVVSFKRDVYRRVMKEFAGVVMSMQESAGQRSNNNAAHRRKRG; the protein is encoded by the coding sequence GTGATCGATGATGATGGCTACCGCCCGAATGTTGGTATCGTAATCTGTAACAGGCAAGGACAAGTGTTATGGGCCAGGCGCTTTGGACAGCACTCCTGGCAATTTCCTCAGGGAGGCATCAATCCGGGTGAAACTGCTGAACAGGCGATGTATCGCGAACTGTTCGAAGAAGTGGGTTTACACCGCAAAGATGTTCGAATACTTGCTTCAACCCGTAACTGGTTACGTTACAAGTTGCCAAAACGTTTGGTGCGTTGGGACACAAAGCCGGTATGTATCGGCCAGAAACAAAAGTGGTTTCTTCTGCAGTTGATGTGTAGTGACGCGGAGATCAATGTGCAGCACAGCAGCACGCCGGAATTCGACGGCTGGCGCTGGGTCAGCTTCTGGTATCCGGTGCGCCAGGTGGTCTCTTTCAAACGCGATGTTTATCGTCGGGTCATGAAAGAATTTGCGGGCGTAGTGATGTCTATGCAGGAGAGTGCGGGGCAGCGTAGTAACAACAACGCCGCCCATCGACGTAAAAGAGGATAG
- the ptsP gene encoding phosphoenolpyruvate--protein phosphotransferase has product MLTQLREIVEKVASAPRLNEALDILVNEICLAMETEVCSVYLADHDRRCYYLMATRGLKKPRGRTITLAFDEGIVGLVGRLAEPINLADAQSHPSFKYIPSVKEERYRSFLGVPIISRRQLLGVLVVQQREHRQFDESEESFLVTLATQMAGLLSQSQLGQLFGQFRQTRVKAIAAAPGVAVAPGWVDETQPLLDQVSAASTLDVQRERERLSVAMSEASNEFRRFSKRFAASVQKESAAIFDLYSHLLTDARLKKDLFAEIDRGSVAEWAVKTVIEKFAEQFANLQDQYLRERAGDLRVLGQRLLFHLDDTLVGTNAWPERFVLVADELTATTLAELPQERLAGVVVRDGAANSHAAILTRAMGIPTVMGADIIPAHLNKRLLIVDGYRGEVLIDPEPVLVQEYQRLISEENALSKMAEGVVEQPGELKSGERVQVMLNAGLSPEHEQALDSWVDGIGLYRTEIPFMLQNGFPSEEEQVAQYQGMLQLFYDKPVTLRTLDIGADKQLPYMPISEENPCLGWRGIRLTLDQPEIFLVQVRAMLRANVASGNLSILLPMISHIDEIDDARRLIDRAGREVEEMLGYVIPKPRIGVMIEVPSMLFLIPHLADRVDFVSVGTNDLTQYLLAVDRNNTRVANLYDPLHPAMLRALQTIAHEAHQAKLELCLCGEMAGDPMCVALLVGLGYHHLSMNGKNIPRVKYLLRHLDHEETQKLSEQGVAAHTASEVRHLVSAFMERRGLGGLIRGGR; this is encoded by the coding sequence ATGCTCACTCAGTTGCGCGAAATTGTAGAAAAAGTGGCGAGTGCTCCGCGTCTGAATGAAGCACTCGACATCTTGGTAAATGAAATCTGCCTTGCGATGGAAACCGAGGTTTGCTCGGTGTATCTCGCCGATCACGACAGGCGTTGCTATTACCTGATGGCGACGCGCGGGCTTAAAAAGCCGCGCGGTCGCACCATCACGCTGGCGTTTGATGAAGGTATTGTCGGGCTGGTTGGGCGCTTAGCCGAGCCGATTAACCTTGCCGACGCGCAGAGCCATCCCAGCTTCAAATACATTCCCTCAGTAAAAGAAGAGCGTTATCGCTCCTTCCTCGGTGTGCCGATCATCAGCCGACGCCAGTTGCTTGGCGTGCTGGTGGTGCAGCAGCGTGAACATCGCCAGTTTGATGAAAGCGAAGAGTCTTTCCTGGTTACGCTGGCGACGCAAATGGCCGGACTCCTGTCGCAATCCCAACTGGGTCAGCTGTTTGGTCAGTTCCGTCAGACGCGCGTCAAAGCGATTGCAGCAGCGCCAGGCGTGGCCGTGGCGCCGGGTTGGGTTGATGAAACCCAGCCGCTGCTCGATCAGGTCTCTGCGGCTTCCACGCTGGATGTCCAACGCGAACGTGAACGTTTAAGCGTCGCGATGAGCGAAGCCAGCAATGAGTTTCGCCGCTTCAGTAAGCGTTTTGCCGCCAGCGTGCAGAAAGAGAGTGCGGCGATATTCGATCTCTACTCACACCTGTTAACCGATGCGCGTCTGAAAAAGGATCTCTTTGCTGAGATCGATCGCGGATCGGTCGCCGAGTGGGCGGTTAAAACGGTGATCGAGAAATTCGCTGAACAGTTTGCCAATTTGCAGGATCAATACCTGCGCGAACGTGCGGGCGATCTACGCGTGCTCGGTCAGCGCTTGCTCTTCCATCTCGATGATACGCTGGTCGGCACTAACGCGTGGCCAGAACGCTTTGTGCTGGTCGCCGACGAACTCACCGCAACCACCCTGGCAGAGCTGCCACAAGAGCGTTTAGCGGGTGTGGTGGTGCGCGATGGCGCGGCTAACTCTCACGCGGCGATATTGACGCGCGCCATGGGAATTCCCACCGTGATGGGCGCGGATATCATCCCTGCGCATCTCAATAAACGCCTGTTAATCGTTGATGGCTATCGCGGCGAAGTGCTGATCGATCCTGAACCGGTGCTGGTACAGGAGTATCAACGCTTAATCAGCGAAGAGAACGCGCTGAGTAAGATGGCCGAAGGCGTGGTGGAACAGCCCGGCGAGCTGAAAAGCGGCGAACGTGTGCAGGTGATGCTCAACGCCGGCCTGAGCCCAGAGCATGAACAGGCGCTGGATAGCTGGGTGGATGGCATCGGCCTCTACCGCACCGAAATTCCGTTTATGCTGCAAAACGGCTTCCCTTCTGAAGAGGAGCAGGTGGCGCAGTATCAGGGCATGTTGCAGCTGTTCTACGACAAGCCGGTGACGCTGCGTACGCTGGATATCGGCGCAGATAAACAGCTGCCATATATGCCGATCAGTGAAGAAAACCCGTGTCTGGGCTGGCGGGGTATCCGTCTGACGCTCGACCAGCCGGAAATCTTCCTGGTGCAGGTGCGTGCGATGCTGCGCGCCAACGTGGCGTCAGGCAACCTCAGCATTTTGCTACCGATGATCAGCCACATCGATGAGATCGATGATGCGCGTCGCCTGATCGATCGTGCCGGTCGTGAAGTGGAAGAGATGCTGGGTTATGTGATCCCCAAACCGCGTATTGGTGTGATGATTGAAGTGCCTTCGATGCTGTTCCTGATTCCGCATCTAGCCGATCGCGTGGACTTTGTGTCAGTGGGGACCAACGATCTCACTCAATATTTGCTCGCGGTGGATCGCAACAATACCCGCGTGGCGAATCTCTACGATCCGCTGCATCCGGCGATGCTGCGCGCGTTGCAAACCATTGCTCACGAAGCCCATCAGGCCAAGCTGGAACTCTGCCTGTGTGGTGAAATGGCTGGCGATCCGATGTGTGTCGCTCTGTTGGTGGGGTTGGGTTATCACCACCTCAGCATGAACGGGAAAAACATACCGCGCGTGAAATACCTTCTGCGCCATCTCGACCACGAAGAAACGCAGAAGCTGAGCGAGCAGGGTGTGGCGGCGCACACCGCTTCAGAAGTGCGGCATCTGGTTTCCGCCTTTATGGAACGCCGTGGTTTAGGTGGTTTGATTCGCGGCGGCCGTTAA
- the lgt gene encoding prolipoprotein diacylglyceryl transferase encodes MTNGYISFPQFDPVIFSIGPISLHWYGLMYLVGFVFAMWLAVRRANKPGSGWKKEEVENLLYAGFLGVFLGGRIGYVLFYNLPLFLDNPLYLFKVWDGGMSFHGGLIGVIVVMLVFAHRTKRTFFQVSDFIAPLIPFGLGAGRLGNFINGELWGRVDPNFKFAMLFPGSRSEDIALAANNPQYQQLLSTYGVLPRHPSQLYELFLEGIILFIILNLFIRKPRPMGSVSGLFLIGYGAFRIIVEFFRQPDAQLGLFEGGISMGQILSIPMIVAGVVMMIWAYRRRPQQQTREVK; translated from the coding sequence ATGACTAACGGCTACATTTCGTTTCCCCAATTCGATCCGGTAATTTTCTCTATCGGACCGATTTCGCTTCACTGGTACGGCTTGATGTATCTGGTGGGCTTTGTATTTGCTATGTGGCTGGCGGTGCGCCGGGCCAATAAACCTGGCAGCGGCTGGAAAAAAGAGGAAGTGGAAAATCTGCTGTATGCGGGCTTCCTCGGCGTGTTCCTCGGTGGCCGTATCGGCTACGTGCTGTTCTATAACTTGCCGTTGTTCCTCGACAATCCACTGTATCTGTTCAAAGTCTGGGATGGCGGCATGTCGTTCCATGGCGGTCTGATTGGGGTGATTGTGGTAATGCTGGTGTTTGCGCACCGCACCAAGCGTACTTTCTTCCAGGTGTCAGACTTTATTGCACCGCTGATTCCCTTTGGTTTGGGTGCCGGTCGTCTCGGTAACTTCATCAATGGTGAGCTGTGGGGCCGTGTCGACCCGAACTTTAAATTTGCCATGCTGTTTCCTGGTTCCCGCAGCGAAGACATTGCGCTGGCGGCCAACAACCCACAATATCAGCAACTGCTGAGCACCTACGGTGTGCTGCCGCGTCATCCTTCGCAGCTGTATGAGTTGTTCCTGGAAGGCATCATCCTGTTCATCATTCTCAACCTGTTTATTCGTAAACCGCGTCCGATGGGCAGCGTCTCCGGCCTGTTCCTGATTGGCTACGGCGCATTCCGTATTATTGTGGAGTTCTTCCGCCAGCCGGATGCGCAGTTGGGCCTGTTCGAAGGCGGCATCAGCATGGGGCAGATCCTCTCTATCCCAATGATTGTGGCCGGTGTGGTCATGATGATTTGGGCGTACCGTCGTCGTCCGCAGCAACAAACTCGTGAGGTAAAATGA
- the thyA gene encoding thymidylate synthase — MKQYLDLMQHVLNEGAEKADRTGTGTLSIFGHQMRFNLQEGFPLVTTKKVHLRSIIHELLWFLKGETNIAYLKDNKVTIWDEWADENGDLGPVYGKQWRSWGTASGEEIDQISKVIEQLKRDPDSRRIIVSAWNVGELDQMALAPCHAFFQFYVANGKLSCQLYQRSCDIFLGLPFNIASYALLVHMVAQQCDLDVGDFVWTGGDTHLYSNHLEQAQLQLTREPRPLPKLVIKRKPASIFDYNFEDFEIEGYDPHPAIKAPVAV; from the coding sequence ATGAAACAGTATCTGGACTTAATGCAACATGTGCTGAATGAGGGCGCAGAGAAAGCCGACCGTACCGGTACTGGCACGCTGTCCATTTTCGGCCACCAGATGCGTTTCAATTTGCAGGAAGGTTTTCCGCTGGTCACCACCAAGAAGGTGCACCTGCGTTCAATCATCCATGAACTGCTGTGGTTCCTCAAAGGCGAAACCAATATTGCTTACCTGAAAGATAACAAGGTGACGATTTGGGATGAGTGGGCCGATGAGAATGGCGATCTGGGGCCGGTTTACGGTAAGCAGTGGCGCAGTTGGGGCACTGCTTCTGGTGAAGAGATTGACCAGATCAGCAAAGTGATTGAGCAGTTAAAACGCGATCCTGATTCACGCCGCATTATTGTGTCGGCATGGAACGTGGGTGAGCTGGACCAAATGGCATTGGCACCTTGCCATGCGTTCTTCCAGTTCTACGTGGCGAACGGCAAGCTCTCTTGTCAGCTGTATCAGCGTTCGTGCGATATCTTCCTCGGCCTGCCGTTCAATATCGCCAGCTATGCGCTGCTGGTGCATATGGTGGCTCAGCAGTGCGATCTGGATGTGGGTGATTTTGTCTGGACCGGCGGCGACACGCACCTGTACAGCAACCATCTGGAGCAGGCGCAGCTGCAGCTAACGCGCGAACCACGCCCGTTACCGAAGTTGGTGATCAAGCGTAAACCTGCCTCTATCTTCGATTACAACTTCGAGGATTTCGAGATTGAAGGTTACGACCCGCATCCAGCGATCAAAGCGCCAGTGGCGGTCTAA
- a CDS encoding prepilin-type N-terminal cleavage/methylation domain-containing protein translates to MNKYPNAGFTLPELLIVMVIAGILSLGAMHSWQRWQQHQQLRDSVQQLQGFLTRLRAHANWHNSDFTLWFIPGGNGCIGVGTQPSQGCALPSRWWFTPPHNGVRITGLVGEPGFYGRRDVARPGSINMESEAGQWRLIISARARIRACHMGDKGCE, encoded by the coding sequence ATGAACAAATACCCGAACGCCGGTTTTACCTTGCCTGAGCTGCTCATCGTTATGGTTATCGCCGGCATACTTAGCCTTGGTGCAATGCACAGCTGGCAGCGCTGGCAGCAGCATCAACAGTTACGTGACAGCGTGCAGCAGTTACAAGGGTTCCTGACCCGGCTGCGTGCGCACGCGAACTGGCATAACAGTGATTTCACGCTGTGGTTTATCCCTGGCGGCAACGGCTGCATCGGCGTCGGTACTCAACCCTCACAGGGTTGTGCGTTACCTTCGCGTTGGTGGTTCACCCCACCGCATAACGGGGTACGTATTACCGGACTGGTTGGAGAACCGGGCTTTTACGGACGCCGTGATGTGGCGCGGCCAGGCAGCATCAATATGGAAAGTGAAGCCGGACAGTGGCGGCTGATTATTTCCGCCCGCGCCCGCATTCGCGCCTGCCACATGGGAGACAAAGGGTGCGAATGA
- a CDS encoding prepilin peptidase-dependent protein, with product MNQEGFSLLEMLIAMAVGAILMVSVGRFLPLLLAENLQLQQRVQLQQELQQVAHTLQKALQRAGYCRGQCSGPALTIASNCILLRWDENSNGRWEGVGSSESDYYGYRLRNEQMEMQRGVEHCNGSGWERMTDPAFLAIDKFRLERQGTRLILQLAGRAGSQRVQQESWIEGWNL from the coding sequence ATGAATCAGGAAGGCTTCAGTCTACTGGAGATGCTGATCGCCATGGCGGTAGGTGCCATTTTGATGGTCAGCGTTGGCCGATTTTTACCTCTGTTATTAGCGGAAAATCTGCAATTGCAGCAGCGTGTTCAGCTGCAACAGGAGCTACAGCAGGTCGCTCACACGCTGCAAAAAGCACTCCAGCGTGCGGGCTATTGTCGCGGCCAGTGCAGCGGGCCGGCACTCACCATCGCCAGCAACTGTATTTTATTGCGCTGGGACGAAAACAGTAATGGGCGCTGGGAAGGGGTCGGCAGCAGTGAAAGTGACTATTACGGCTACCGCCTGCGCAATGAGCAGATGGAAATGCAGCGCGGTGTGGAACACTGCAATGGCAGCGGTTGGGAGCGCATGACCGATCCTGCGTTTCTTGCCATCGACAAATTTCGGCTGGAGCGCCAAGGGACACGACTGATACTGCAACTGGCAGGGCGCGCGGGTAGTCAGCGTGTGCAACAGGAAAGCTGGATTGAAGGCTGGAATCTATGA
- a CDS encoding DUF2509 family protein produces the protein MNQRGNSTLGMVLMLLLLGGVTLHATRTQLEKDVVLVADEQQHHKDFWQAQAALEWGLAKSWPPVSGWQCQTLPSQRWQSCLLIMEEGNALLSGQEEGRELRLWQWVARQSHSLQPQAQGRIDYCPLPKAEQCQP, from the coding sequence ATGAATCAGCGCGGTAACAGCACATTGGGCATGGTGCTGATGCTGTTACTGCTGGGCGGAGTGACCTTGCACGCGACGCGCACCCAGCTCGAAAAGGACGTGGTTCTGGTGGCCGACGAGCAGCAGCATCATAAAGATTTCTGGCAAGCACAAGCTGCACTGGAATGGGGGCTGGCGAAGAGTTGGCCTCCGGTCTCGGGCTGGCAATGTCAGACATTGCCGTCACAGCGGTGGCAAAGCTGTTTACTCATTATGGAGGAGGGGAATGCACTGTTATCAGGACAAGAAGAAGGCCGTGAACTTCGGCTCTGGCAATGGGTCGCGCGGCAAAGTCACTCACTGCAGCCGCAGGCGCAAGGGAGAATCGACTACTGTCCGCTTCCAAAGGCAGAGCAATGCCAGCCGTAA
- a CDS encoding prepilin-type N-terminal cleavage/methylation domain-containing protein, with the protein MAETLVAMLLLAMTISTLLQYHRALALGFSQQWQQRQAWRVAGQALLGRDVEGWQIQHQQQTIALGCVLESVTVVGPQQRSASLARLNCR; encoded by the coding sequence CTGGCGGAAACCTTAGTGGCGATGCTGTTGCTGGCAATGACCATCAGCACCTTATTGCAATACCACCGCGCCCTGGCGCTGGGTTTCAGTCAGCAATGGCAACAGCGCCAGGCGTGGCGGGTTGCCGGCCAAGCCCTGCTGGGCCGTGACGTTGAAGGCTGGCAGATTCAGCACCAGCAGCAAACTATCGCGCTGGGCTGTGTGTTGGAAAGCGTCACCGTAGTGGGTCCACAACAACGAAGTGCCAGCCTGGCGCGGCTCAATTGTCGCTGA
- the recC gene encoding exodeoxyribonuclease V subunit gamma yields the protein MFRVYHSNQLDLLKNLAGILIENQPLTDVLAAEQVLVQSPGMAQWLQMELANSFGIAANIDFPLPATFIWNMFVKVLPGIPEESAFTKASMSWKLMHRLPTLLEQEAFQPLRHYLSDDDDKRKLYQLSARVADLFDQYLVYRSDWLNSWERGELIEDLSDAQQWQAPLWRDLVEFTQQLGQPMWHRANLYARFIQALEQAETPPAGLPQRVFICGISALPPVYLQALEALGRHIDIHLLFTNPCRHYWGDIQDYAFLAKLQSRQRRRVQAEERQPLFRDPEAAPALFNEAGEQQLTNPLLASWGKLGRDNLFLLSQMESAANDIDAFVEMPHDNLLHSLQADLLNLDDRSVIGVNADELGNSSKKRLLDPADRSITLQVCHSPQREVEVLQDHLLALMEADPDLKPRDIIVMVADIDSYAPFIQAAFASAPTERYLPFAISDRRASQAHPAILALLSLLSLPESRFASEEVLALLEVPALAQRFSVDESGLRLLRRWVMESGIRWGLDDASVEALALPVTGQHTWRFGLQRMLLGYALESRNGDWQGILPYDESSGLIAELAGHLAELLSLLDAWRKRLAEERTLSAWQPLCRELIDSFFAGDAESEAALLLVETQWKQIIEQGMQAAYQQPIPVTLLRDELHSRLDQQRISQRFLAGPINFCTLMPMRSIPFKVVCLLGMNDGVYPRTLAPLGFDLMQQRARKGDRSRRDDDRYLFLEALISAQQQLYISYIGRAIQDNTERYPSVLVTELVDYLGQSFCLPGDESCEPDVSEQRVRDHLQILHSRMPFAAENFQPGAYGQSFAAEWLPAAIGTGVAQPDFVQPLEPMTLETLSLEQLLRFWRHPVRAWFQQRLGVAFWMEESELPDSEPFAPDSLERYQINAQLLNTLVDGDDPAQLYARHRAAGNLPYGAFGELFWQSQTEEMQEVAAEVSGQRQMAESWEINLALNDVQLTGWLTQVQADGLLRWRPGVLNMNDGLLLWLEHLVYCALGGTGESRMYGRKQSHWRFKAVSADQAQSLLSDYISAWQMGMTEPLMLLNKSGGAWLDASFDGKSRQLLDDEATQKKALNKLLQAWQGGFQVEGEGSDPYLQRLCRALDDEAVQAIVTAARQWYLPVRLAHQDDE from the coding sequence ATGTTCCGGGTTTACCACTCCAATCAGCTCGATCTGTTGAAGAATCTGGCCGGTATTTTGATTGAAAATCAACCGCTGACGGATGTGCTCGCGGCTGAGCAGGTGCTGGTGCAAAGCCCCGGCATGGCGCAATGGTTACAGATGGAGCTGGCAAACAGCTTTGGTATTGCTGCGAACATCGATTTCCCACTGCCCGCCACGTTTATCTGGAACATGTTCGTCAAGGTGCTGCCCGGCATTCCTGAAGAGAGCGCCTTCACCAAAGCCAGCATGAGTTGGAAGCTGATGCACCGCCTACCGACGCTACTGGAGCAGGAGGCTTTTCAGCCGCTGCGCCACTATCTTAGTGATGATGATGACAAACGTAAGCTGTATCAGCTCAGCGCACGCGTCGCCGACCTGTTTGACCAGTATCTGGTTTATCGCTCTGACTGGCTTAACAGTTGGGAACGCGGTGAACTGATTGAAGATTTGAGTGATGCGCAGCAGTGGCAGGCGCCGCTGTGGCGCGACCTGGTCGAGTTCACGCAGCAGCTCGGCCAGCCGATGTGGCACCGTGCCAACCTCTACGCACGTTTTATCCAGGCGCTGGAGCAGGCAGAGACGCCGCCAGCAGGCTTACCGCAACGTGTCTTTATCTGTGGCATCTCCGCGTTGCCTCCGGTTTACCTTCAGGCGCTAGAAGCACTCGGACGTCATATTGATATCCATCTGCTGTTTACCAATCCCTGTCGGCACTACTGGGGCGATATCCAGGATTATGCATTTCTGGCGAAGCTACAAAGCCGCCAGCGTCGTCGGGTGCAGGCTGAAGAGCGACAACCGCTGTTCCGTGATCCAGAGGCGGCTCCTGCGCTGTTTAACGAGGCAGGCGAACAGCAACTCACGAACCCGCTGCTGGCATCGTGGGGAAAATTAGGCCGCGATAACCTGTTTTTGCTCAGCCAGATGGAGTCTGCTGCTAACGATATTGATGCCTTTGTGGAGATGCCGCACGACAACCTGCTACACAGCTTGCAGGCCGATCTGCTTAATCTTGATGACCGGTCAGTCATCGGAGTCAACGCCGATGAACTGGGAAATAGCAGCAAAAAACGTCTGCTCGATCCAGCGGATCGCTCTATTACCTTGCAGGTTTGCCATAGCCCGCAGCGCGAAGTCGAAGTCTTGCAGGATCACTTGCTGGCGCTGATGGAGGCCGATCCTGACCTGAAACCACGTGACATCATCGTAATGGTGGCGGATATCGACAGCTATGCGCCTTTTATTCAGGCGGCCTTCGCCAGCGCACCGACCGAACGCTATCTGCCCTTTGCCATCTCCGATCGCCGTGCCAGCCAGGCACACCCCGCGATTCTGGCATTGCTCAGCTTGTTGTCACTGCCGGAAAGTCGTTTTGCTTCTGAAGAAGTATTGGCACTGTTGGAAGTGCCCGCGCTGGCGCAGCGTTTCTCGGTGGATGAGAGCGGCCTGCGTTTGCTGCGTCGCTGGGTGATGGAATCCGGTATTCGCTGGGGACTGGATGATGCCAGCGTCGAAGCACTGGCTCTGCCGGTCACCGGGCAACATACCTGGCGCTTTGGCCTGCAACGTATGCTGTTGGGCTACGCGCTGGAGAGCCGTAACGGAGACTGGCAGGGGATACTGCCGTACGACGAATCCAGCGGTTTAATTGCAGAACTCGCCGGACATCTGGCTGAATTACTGTCGCTGCTCGACGCATGGCGTAAGCGCCTGGCGGAAGAGCGCACACTATCAGCGTGGCAGCCCCTGTGTCGTGAACTGATCGACAGCTTCTTTGCCGGCGATGCCGAGAGTGAGGCGGCGCTTTTGCTGGTAGAGACGCAGTGGAAGCAGATCATTGAGCAAGGCATGCAGGCGGCTTATCAGCAGCCGATTCCCGTGACGTTATTACGTGATGAACTGCACTCGCGGCTGGATCAACAACGCATCAGCCAGCGGTTCCTGGCAGGCCCCATAAATTTCTGTACCCTGATGCCGATGCGTTCAATCCCGTTCAAAGTGGTCTGCTTGTTGGGCATGAACGATGGCGTTTATCCCCGCACACTGGCCCCTTTGGGCTTTGATTTGATGCAACAGCGGGCGCGCAAAGGCGATCGTAGCCGTCGGGATGATGACCGTTACTTGTTCCTCGAAGCGCTGATTTCCGCTCAGCAACAGCTCTATATCAGTTATATCGGGCGCGCGATTCAGGACAACACCGAGCGCTATCCCTCGGTACTGGTTACCGAACTGGTGGATTATCTCGGGCAGAGTTTCTGTCTGCCGGGTGATGAATCCTGTGAACCGGATGTCAGCGAGCAGCGGGTGCGTGACCATTTACAAATACTGCACAGCCGTATGCCGTTTGCCGCGGAAAACTTCCAGCCAGGTGCGTATGGTCAAAGCTTTGCTGCTGAATGGCTGCCTGCCGCCATTGGTACTGGCGTGGCACAACCTGATTTCGTACAGCCGCTGGAGCCTATGACACTGGAGACGCTGTCTCTGGAACAACTGCTGCGCTTCTGGCGCCATCCGGTGCGCGCCTGGTTCCAGCAGCGTTTGGGCGTCGCATTTTGGATGGAAGAGAGTGAATTACCTGATAGCGAGCCGTTCGCGCCGGACAGTCTGGAGCGTTACCAAATCAATGCACAGCTACTGAATACGCTAGTTGATGGCGACGATCCCGCGCAGCTTTATGCGCGTCATCGTGCGGCCGGTAATCTCCCTTATGGCGCTTTTGGGGAACTTTTCTGGCAGAGCCAGACCGAAGAGATGCAGGAAGTGGCTGCTGAAGTCAGTGGACAGCGTCAAATGGCCGAAAGCTGGGAGATCAATCTAGCGCTTAATGATGTGCAGTTGACCGGCTGGCTGACACAGGTGCAAGCTGATGGACTGCTGCGCTGGCGACCGGGCGTGCTGAACATGAATGATGGGCTGCTACTGTGGCTGGAGCATCTGGTTTATTGCGCGCTGGGTGGGACTGGGGAAAGCCGCATGTATGGCCGTAAACAGAGTCACTGGCGTTTCAAAGCGGTCAGCGCCGATCAGGCCCAATCATTGCTAAGTGATTACATCAGCGCCTGGCAAATGGGCATGACGGAGCCACTGATGTTGCTCAATAAATCGGGTGGCGCCTGGTTGGATGCCAGCTTCGACGGTAAATCACGTCAGCTTCTGGATGATGAAGCTACCCAGAAAAAGGCACTTAACAAACTGCTGCAAGCCTGGCAAGGTGGCTTCCAGGTCGAGGGAGAGGGCAGCGATCCTTACCTGCAGCGTTTGTGCCGTGCGCTGGATGACGAAGCGGTACAGGCTATCGTCACTGCCGCACGTCAGTGGTATTTACCAGTGCGCCTCGCGCATCAAGATGATGAATAG